A window of the Pararge aegeria chromosome 2, ilParAegt1.1, whole genome shotgun sequence genome harbors these coding sequences:
- the LOC120632557 gene encoding hydroxyacid-oxoacid transhydrogenase, mitochondrial has product MASRKRVFELLRTINIASCQCPAHSHRGNFHVTNSTISKDYAFEIKCTTVRYGLGVTKEVGQDLVNLGTKNVCVMTDPNVVSLKPMKAVLDSLTRNGVNYKVYDRVKVEPTDSSFKDAIKFVKEGQFDGFVAIGGGSVMDTCKAANLYYCDPNADFLDYVNQPVGKGKPVTVPLKPLIAIPTTSGTGSETTGMSIFDFEEISAKTGISHSALRPILALIDPLHTLTVPRNVAIFSGFDVFCHALESFTAIPYTERGPAPENPALRPVYQGSNPISDVWARFCLQSLRKYFSRSVHNPDDIEARSSMHLAATMAGVGIGNAGVHLCHGLAYPIAGNVKGYVPEDYGSEPIIPHGLAVSITAPAVFRFTANSDPEKHLEAAELLGEDVSAKKRNDAGNVLAEVILKYMDLLDIDNGLAALGYSAEDIPSLVKGALPQHRLLKLTPVPQSEEDLSKLLEDSLTIY; this is encoded by the exons ATGGCTTCCCGTAAAAGAGTTTTTGAGTTACTAAGGACTATCAATATTGCTTC tTGCCAATGCCCCGCACATAGTCACAGAGGTAACTTTCATGTTACAAATTCAACAATCTCCAAGGACTATGCTTTTGAG ATAAAATGCACAACAGTGAGGTATGGCCTCGGTGTTACTAAGGAAGTTGGACAAGACCTGGTCAATCTTGGTACGAagaatgtctgtgtgatgactGATCCCAATGTTGTGTCGCTAAAGCCAATGAAAGCTGTACTGGACTCTCTGACGAGAAATGGAGTTAATTACAAAGTATATGACAGGGTCAAAGTAGAACCCACAGATTCAAG TTTCAAAGATGCTATCAAGTTTGTCAAGGAGGGCCAATTTGACGGTTTCGTAGCGATCGGTGGTGGCTCAGTCATGGATACATGCAAGGCGGCGAACCTTTACTATTGCGATCCGAATGCCGACTTCCTGGACTACGTGAACCAGCCGGTGGGCAAAGGGAAACCGGTCACAGTTCCGTTGAAGCCTTTAATTGCAA TTCCTACAACAAGTGGCACAGGCAGTGAAACCACAGGAATGAGTATATTCGACTTCGAAGAAATCAGCGCGAAGACCGGTATATCCCACTCAGCATTGCGCCCCATTTTGGCTTTAATCGACCCCCTACATACGCTCACAGTTCCCCGAAATGTCGCTATATTTTCCGGGTTCGACGTATTCTGTCACGCCCTCGAGAGTTTTACGGCAATTCCGTATACGGAACGAGGGCCAGCTCCGGAGAATCCGGCGCTAAGACCAGTCTATCAAGGGAGCAATCCGATATCAGATGTTTGGGCTCGATTTTGTTTGCAG TCTCTCCGCAAATACTTTTCCCGTTCCGTGCACAACCCTGACGATATAGAAGCTCGGTCTAGCATGCATCTCGCGGCAACTATGGCAGGTGTGGGCATAGGAAATGCGGGCGTGCACCTTTGCCATGGCCTAGCGTACCCCATCGCTGGGAACGTGAAGGGATATGTACCGGAGGACTACGG CTCCGAACCGATAATACCCCACGGACTAGCAGTATCAATAACTGCTCCTGCAGTATTCCGCTTTACGGCGAACAGCGATCCCGAGAAGCACCTCGAAGCAGCTGAACTCCTCGGCGAAGATGTCTCTGCGAAGAAACGAAACGACGCTGGGAACGTACTAGCAGAAGTCATTTTGAAGTATATGGATCTTTTGGATATTGACAATGGATTAGCTGCTTTGGGGTACTCAGCTGAAGACATACCTAGCTTGGTAAAAGGAGCATTGCCCCAg caTCGTCTGTTAAAATTAACGCCAGTACCACAATCTGAGGAAGATTTATCGAAACTATTAGAAGACTCGTTgactatatactaa
- the LOC120627973 gene encoding insulin-like growth factor-binding protein complex acid labile subunit produces the protein MGAKSRELILLLAVCALAFCESVNKTVKKESKDSDNFNIQYDDDYDTDDQEVLFNEDKPCPRDCLCAVSQGYRMAKCNRLELNTQKFGDDITDLVIENSEIPVQLDDFIFKKLGLDKVATIKIVNSTITSVGSNAFHGLHELYAVNLSNNKLKNLHPETFASNKKLLLLTLSNNPLKFPAPGSQQYFLNASSVQELDISYCNMQYIAANTIKNMPGLMYLNLAGNNLSEMEADTFKTLLDLEEIDLSDNHIKTLPDDIFSENTELATLHIQRNPIDTVYGLQISDLLTLNAGQTNIKFVGPSMFNGMTYVANLNLSGNSIEKIHNQAFHKLVELNYLDLSYNDLDFISSALIKENIELDIFKISNNPRLKHLPEEGFNCSAEQFNIYLFDASNCGLEEIYDDSLKTFTALSQINLSGNRLKSINKHVFSRSPKLIEINLSYNMLTTLEAQVFANNKDLGKLYLQGNPLTVLSAEVFVNTPLLSLLDMSHGDLTALWTVEKNQPASLLNNLSFLNVSHNRITEIKQTELDTLNKLRSLDISNNPLTCSREFENLITWLSKRKVSSNVNSALIANLGKDAKEDESAYSWELLSQKICGTAVRHPIEPLPPVSDEEIWERIDKDAEGNFDLKDTLDDGKIADDTKITKENGNNKDYDDETADDLDDADDEDDDEEEDKDESGEEYDENDDNVDLKVKLIEKPSKNSLDPKPTATTPKEKVKINIKLLENDHMYDDLEPEVYVQAQEAGAEHGHYDYLWPMLIAILGALLLLIIIAKVMMVVCSRRNKQVRYNSAIIAAMSQSGRTKKDCGLVYQQLSEDLTSPATPKLNRYAPLHTVTVKASNMSYESSPFHHSNIVPEAV, from the coding sequence ATGGGGGCAAAGTCCCGGGAGTTAATACTGCTCCTGGCAGTGTGTGCGCTTGCATTCTGCGAGTCCGTCAACAAAACTGTGAAGAAAGAAAGCAAGGACTCTGACAACTTCAACATCCAAtacgatgatgattatgacaCAGACGATCAAGAAGTCCTTTTCAATGAAGACAAGCCATGTCCCAGAGATTGTTTATGCGCTGTCTCACAAGGATACCGCATGGCTAAATGCAATCGACTAGAGCTTAATACACAGAAGTTTGGTGACGACATAACAGACCTAGTAATTGAAAACTCCGAAATTCCCGTCCAACTAGAtgactttattttcaaaaagctAGGTCTTGACAAAGTTGCAACTATTAAGATTGTAAACAGTACTATCACCTCTGTCGGATCAAATGCCTTCCACGGCCTTCATGAACTTTACGCTGTGAACTTGTCTAACaacaaactaaaaaatttaCATCCAGAAACATTCGCTAGCAACAAAAAATTACTTCTGTTAACTCTTTCAAACAACCCACTGAAATTCCCTGCACCTGGATCACAACAATACTTCCTCAATGCTTCATCGGTACAAGAACTTGATATTTCATATTGTAATATGCAATACATCGCTGCCAATACCATCAAAAATATGCCCGGCCTAATGTATTTGAATTTAGCCGGAAACAATTTATCTGAGATGGAAGCTGATACGTTTAAAACTCTTCTTGATTTAGAAGAAATAGACTTAAGCGACAACCACATCAAAACTTTACCTGATGACATTTTCTCAGAAAATACTGAGCTTGCTACGCTACATATTCAAAGAAATCCCATTGATACCGTATACGGACTTCAAATTTCAGACCTTCTTACTTTGAAtgcaggacaaacaaacatcaaATTCGTTGGACCGTCTATGTTTAATGGAATGACTTATGTAGCTAATCTTAATCTGAGCGGTAATAGTATTGAGAAAATTCATAACCAGGCCTTCCACAAATTGGTTGAACTAAACTACTTAGACTTATCATACAATGATTTAGACTTTATTTCAAGCGCTCTTATTAAGGAAAATATTGAATTGGATATCTTCAAAATCTCTAACAACCCAAGACTGAAGCATTTACCTGAGGAAGGATTCAATTGCTCCGCTGAACAgtttaacatttatttgtttgatgcCTCCAACTGCGGACTTGAAGAAATTTACGATGATTCTCTCAAAACTTTTACAGCCTTATCACAAATTAACTTATCTGGAAACCGACTTAAATCCATAAATAAACACGTATTTTCAAGAAGTCCTAAACTAATCGAAATCAATTtgtcatataatatgttaacaaCATTAGAAGCTCAAGTTTTTGCGAATAACAAAGATCTTGGAAAATTGTACCTGCAAGGAAATCCGTTGACAGTTTTGTCTGCTGAAGTGTTTGTAAACACGCCCCTACTCTCCTTGTTAGATATGAGTCATGGAGATTTAACAGCTCTATGGACAGTAGAAAAGAACCAACCAGCTTCACTCCTTAATAATCTTAGTTTCCTTAACGTTTCGCATAACCGGATTACAGAAATAAAGCAAACAGAATTAGATACCCTTAACAAACTACGATCACTCGATATTAGCAATAATCCATTGACATGCAGCCGCGAGTTTGAAAATCTTATTACATGGTTAAGTAAGCGCAAAGTATCATCTAACGTCAACTCTGCACTAATTGCAAACCTTGGTAAAGATGCGAAGGAGGACGAGAGCGCGTATAGTTGGGAACTCCTTTCGCAGAAAATATGCGGTACTGCTGTGAGGCATCCGATTGAACCGCTTCCACCTGTATCTGACGAGGAAATATGGGAAAGAATCGACAAAGACGCAGAAGGCAACTTCGATTTGAAGGATACGCTTGATGACGGTAAAATAGCTGACGATACAAAGATTACCAAGGAGAatggaaataataaagattatgaTGATGAGACAGCTGATGACCTCGATGACGCCGATGAcgaagatgatgatgaggaaGAAGACAAAGATGAGTCGGGCGAAGAATATGATGAAAACGATGATAACGTAGATCTCAAAGTCAAACTTATCGAAAAACCATCAAAGAATTCTTTGGATCCCAAACCGACAGCAACTACGCCAAAGGAAAAGGTCAAGATTAACATCAAGCTATTAGAAAACGATCACATGTACGATGATCTCGAGCCCGAAGTGTATGTGCAAGCACAGGAGGCGGGTGCTGAGCACGGCCACTACGATTACCTGTGGCCCATGTTGATTGCTATCTTGGGAGCACTTTTACTTCTAATTATTATCGCTAAAGTTATGATGGTAGTATGCAGTAGGAGGAACAAGCAAGTGAGATACAACAGTGCCATAATAGCTGCCATGAGCCAGTCCGGTCGCACAAAGAAGGACTGTGGACTAGTGTACCAACAGCTTTCGGAGGACTTGACGAGTCCTGCCACACCCAAACTTAACCGCTACGCGCCTCTGCATACCGTCACCGTGAAGGCATCTAACATGTCTTACGAAAGCAGCCCCTTCCACCACAGCAACATCGTGCCGGAGGCGGTGTGA